From Halobacterium sp. R2-5, the proteins below share one genomic window:
- a CDS encoding M20/M25/M40 family metallo-hydrolase has product MDGVREFASALVAFESTDAAEAPVSAWFAARLAELGFERYEWEVDAELLAGHRSFPDDPREIRAADRRSVGGVLELGDPDAGPTIVLNGHVDVVPADEGVWSSPPFEARWNGDELTARGAADMKAGLAACVYAALELADRDDVDGRVVVEGVVGEEAGGVGAATAALDNPYPFERDAAIIAEPTSLTPVVASEGSLMKRLELTGRSAHAATPWAGESVLDHFDAIREAFEALAAEREEHVTHPLYEEFPTKWPVVCGTVEAGEWASTVPASLTGEWRIGVAPGETVAEVEAAFEERLAGVVADSEWLAEHPPAFERFTVQFEASEIDPAEPVVQAVQSAMEAHGLDETEPRGVTYGADARHYIEAGIPTVMFGPGDIEQAHFPDETIDFEEVDTAVDVLADAAAGFLTEEN; this is encoded by the coding sequence ATGGACGGAGTGCGCGAGTTCGCGTCGGCGCTCGTCGCGTTCGAGTCGACGGACGCGGCGGAGGCGCCGGTGTCGGCGTGGTTCGCGGCGCGACTGGCCGAACTCGGCTTCGAGAGGTACGAGTGGGAGGTGGACGCGGAACTGCTCGCGGGGCACCGGTCGTTCCCGGACGACCCGCGCGAGATTCGAGCCGCCGACCGGCGCAGCGTCGGCGGCGTCCTGGAGCTCGGCGACCCGGACGCCGGCCCGACGATCGTACTGAACGGCCACGTGGACGTCGTGCCCGCGGACGAGGGCGTGTGGTCGTCGCCGCCGTTCGAGGCGCGGTGGAACGGCGACGAGCTGACTGCGCGCGGCGCGGCGGACATGAAGGCCGGGCTGGCGGCGTGCGTGTACGCCGCGCTCGAACTCGCGGACCGAGACGACGTCGACGGCCGCGTGGTTGTCGAGGGCGTAGTCGGCGAGGAGGCCGGCGGCGTCGGCGCGGCGACGGCGGCGCTGGACAACCCGTACCCGTTCGAGCGCGACGCGGCGATCATCGCGGAGCCGACGTCGCTGACGCCCGTCGTCGCCTCGGAGGGGAGCCTGATGAAGCGACTCGAACTGACCGGCCGGTCCGCGCACGCGGCGACGCCGTGGGCGGGGGAGTCCGTCCTCGACCACTTCGACGCGATCCGGGAGGCGTTCGAAGCCCTCGCTGCCGAGCGCGAGGAGCACGTCACGCACCCGCTGTACGAGGAGTTCCCGACGAAGTGGCCGGTGGTCTGCGGGACCGTCGAGGCGGGCGAGTGGGCGTCGACGGTACCGGCGTCGCTGACCGGGGAGTGGCGCATCGGCGTCGCGCCGGGGGAGACCGTCGCCGAGGTCGAGGCGGCGTTCGAGGAGCGCCTCGCCGGTGTCGTCGCGGACAGCGAGTGGCTCGCCGAGCACCCGCCGGCGTTCGAGCGGTTCACCGTCCAGTTCGAGGCCTCCGAGATCGACCCGGCCGAGCCGGTCGTGCAGGCGGTCCAGTCGGCGATGGAGGCGCACGGTCTCGACGAGACGGAGCCCAGGGGGGTGACGTACGGCGCGGACGCCCGCCACTACATCGAGGCGGGCATTCCGACCGTGATGTTCGGGCCGGGGGACATCGAGCAGGCGCACTTCCCGGACGAGACCATCGACTTCGAGGAGGTAGACACGGCGGTGGACGTGCTCGCGGACGCGGCCGCTGGCTTCCTCACCGAGGAGAACTAG